A genomic region of Phragmites australis chromosome 2, lpPhrAust1.1, whole genome shotgun sequence contains the following coding sequences:
- the LOC133908371 gene encoding uncharacterized protein LOC133908371, which produces MADEWSNQDWIQKSITNRANRYSTTFKPHKGGSNSIATICQKLSEKEGREVSQIEAWVYTHRGLNPQDPSSLNTEQATACLERYKTKAIELNGLEFDWLHSPVDARALYQCSCGRPHGKWATFNGMVDDSEILAEAKSDRVSSRASKRQRQEEEEREKRRLSDDARVAKKDAHVAKEDARLAKEYAQTILEWGRGVHNQYNSLQSFMQKMAEHTGMPSSAVPPVLPLPPLPPTYGVSASQNLSPENPHTVGSAIGVENQDDIFHRVAHGMFGGYVNTSGEAGGNYSPSLDDHLSLF; this is translated from the exons ATGGCTGACGAGTGGTCCAATCAAGATTGGATTCAAAAGTCTATTACAAACCGTGCCAATCGCTATAGCACTACATTCAAACCTCACAAAGGAGGATCTAACTCCATTGCGACGATATGTCAAAAACTG TCTGAGAAGGAAGGGCGAGAAGTATCACAAATTGAGGCATGGGTCTATACACATCGTGGGCTAAATCCTCAAGATCCTAGCTCATTGAACACGGAACAGGCTACTGCATGCCTA GAGAGGTATAAAACAAAGGCTATTGAGTTAAATGGTCTAGAATTTGATTGGTTGCACTCTCCAGTGGATGCAAGAGCCCTTTATCAGTGCTCCTGTGGTAGGCCGCATGGGAAATGGGCTACATTCAATGGGATGGTTGATGATAGCGAGATCCTAGCTGAGGCAAAGAGTGATCGTGTATCCTCAAGAGCTTCCAAGCGTCAAcgtcaagaagaagaagagcgtGAAAAACGACGGTTGTCCGATGATGCTCGTGTTGCAAAGAAAGATGCCCATGTTGCAAAGGAAGATGCTCGTCTTGCAAAGGAGTATGCTCAGACCATTTTAGAATGGGGTAGAGGAGTGCACAACCAATATAATAGCTTGCAAAGTTTTATGCAG AAAATGGCTGAGCATACTGGAATGCCTTCAAGTGCAGTTCCACCTGTATTGCCTCTGCCACCACTTCCTCCTACTTATGGAGTTTCAGCCTCTCAAAACCTGTCTCCTGAAAAT CCTCATACTGTTGGCTCAGCTATTGGAGTAGAGAACCAGGATGACATTTTTCATAGGGTTGCCCATGGAATGTTTGGAGGCTATGTTAACACATCTGGTGAGGCGGGAGGAAACTACTCTCCAAGTTTGGATGATCATCTTAGCCTGTTTTGA
- the LOC133905337 gene encoding uncharacterized protein LOC133905337, translating to MSVEDRNWMYSGWKDNGCHSQEWVRNTDAFLDRAFHSVPKSDKFGVVCPCSVCRNRIRRKKATMGMHLCQRGFMPGYTRWTEHGERPTVTAPDTYNTTDHLDEMLGDFADAMHTDIIEDEPTTDAKAFYDMLSASQEPLHNFTQVSRLTTVTRLMGIKSQNNLSAECIDSLLKLFGDILPEGHKLPSNLYECKCLLSGLKMPYIKIDVCINNCMIYYKADEHKEECDICNESRYVAVEEQCSSRKRKPIPRKVLRYLPFIPRLQRLYMHPETAKHMRYHKESTRDNPRFMVHPSDAQAWKDFGRDFPDFAMDARNVRIAIATDGFNPFGFGASQYSCWPVFVIPLNLPPTLCMKDENIFISLVIPGPKHPGKNLNVFMRPLVDEFKQAWEGVVTYDSSLKRNFNLRVSYHTSIHDCPALGMFSGWSTHGAMPCPDCMADVDTTWLPNGHKYSWFDCHRRFLPADHPFRTQKNAFKRGTIVHDIPPRRLTGEEVLAYMNDVKAKSFEGYGTTHNWTHIPIWWELPYFPKLLRPHNIDVMHTEKNVAEAIWNTCLDISDKTKDNAKARLDQALICNRRYLNLVEKPNNRWEKPRAPFCLTRAQKKEVMHWFKEVKFPDGYVANLRRGVSMEQLKIHGLKSHDYHIFLERLLPVMMRGFVNNDVWEALAELSYFFRILCAKEIDSVQMQQLEENIPIIICKLEKIFPPGFFNPMEHLMIHLPYQVRVGGPVKYTWMYKIERCLKKIRQKVKNKARVEGCIVEAHLVEEISGLTSLYLPNLIASSRNRPHRYAQDGNASGSDLSLFRSEKYEKSRGNLTTINTGVLAVGTDDATNKDLEYYGTIKDIIELKFDGDNEFSLVLFDCHWFHPTDGVRHLERFGLVEVAHASCNPANEPFVLASQVTQVYYLPYACTAHTSLNAWWVAYKVRPLGSLPITSMDDHNSEDSPCEDAFQEDGLYGQFIVDMGLGLDNIRSTCSDEVTDPFELSVINNPQNVVSGDHGIISEDGESGFDMESYPDMNNEHYQEDIDDF from the exons ATGTCAGTAGAAGATCGAAACTGGATGTATagtggttggaaagataatggTTGTCATTCTCAAGAGTGGGTTCGCAATACAGATGCATTTTTGGATCGTGCCTTTCATAGTGTTCCTAAATCTGATAAATTTGGAGTAGTGTGTCCATGTTCAGTTTGTCGCAATAGAATTAGACGGAAGAAAGCTACAATGGGCATGCATTTATGTCAAAGAGGATTTATGCCTGGGTATACTAGATGGACTGAACATGGAGAGCGTCCTACTGTCACAGCACCAGATACTTATAATACCACTGACCACTTAGATGAAATGTTGGGTGACTTTGCCGATGCAATGCATACTGATATCATAGAGGATGAACCAACAACAGATGCAAAGGCattttatgatatgttgtctgCTTCACAAGAGCCACTACACAATTTTACTCAGGTTTCTCGTCTAACAACAGTCACACGTTTAATGGGCATCAAATCACAGAACAATCTGTCCGCAGAATGCATAGATAGTTTACTTAAGTTATTTGGTGATATTTTGCCAGAGGGCCACAAATTGCCGTCAAATTTGTACGAGTGCAAGTGTCTCTTAAGTGGTCTGAAGATGCCATATATTAAGATAGATGTATGCATAAACAATTGCATGATATACTACAAAGCGGATGAACACAAAGAGGAATGTGACATCTGTAATGAAAGTCGTTATGTTGCTGTTGAAGAGCAATGTTCAAGCCGAAAACGAAAACCAATACCCCGTAAAGTTTTGCGCTACCTCCCATTTATACCAAGGTTGCAACGGTTGTACATGCATCCAGAAACTGCAAAGCACATGCGGTATCACAAAGAGAGTACACGTGATAATCCAAGATTTATGGTTCACCCTTCTGATGCCCAAGCATGGAAAGACTTTGGTAGGGACTTTCCTGATTTTGCAATGGATGCTAGGAATGTCCGTATCGCTATAGCTACCGATGGCTTCAATCCATTTGGCTTTGGTGCATCACAATATTCTTGTTGGCCAGTATTTGTCATACCTTTAAACTTACCCCCAACTCTTTGCATGAAGGATGAGAATATCTTTATTAGCTTAGTTATCCCTGGACCAAAACATCCTGGTAAGAATCTGAATGTGTTTATGCGGCCCTTAGTTGACGAGTTCAAACAAGCATGGGAAGGAGTAGTAACTTATGATAGTTCATTGAAACGAAATTTCAATCTGAGGGTGAGCTACCATACTTCAATCCATGATTGCCCAGCATTAGGGATGTTCTCTGGATGGTCAACCCATGGTGCAATGCCTTGTCCAGATTGCATGGCAGATGTGGATACTACTTGGCTGCCCAATGGGCACAAGTACAGCTGGTTTGATTGTCATCGACGATTTCTGCCTGCTGACCACCCGTTTAGGACTCAAAAGAATGCATTTAAGAGGGGGACCATAGTGCATGACATACCTCCACGTCGATTAACAGGAGAAGAGGTGCTAGCATACATGAACGATGTCAAAGCAAAGTCTTTTGAGGGATATGGTACAACACACAATTGGACTCACATTCCAATATGGTGGGAGTTGCCTTATTTCCCTAAGCTTTTGCGTCCACATAACATTGATGTTATGCATACTGAAAAAAATGTAGCTGAAGCTATTTGGAATACATGTCTTGACATAAGTGATAAAACAAAGGACAATGCCAAGGCTCGCCTAGACCAAGCTTTGATATGCAATAGAAGATACCTCAACCTAGTAGAAAAGCCTAACAATAGGTGGGAGAAGCCCAGAGCACCATTTTGCTTGACAAGAGCCCAAAAAAAGGAAGTGATGCATTGGTTTAAGGAGGTCAAATTTCCAGATGGGTATGTAGCAAATCTAAGACGAGGGGTTAGCATGGAACAACTGAAGATACATGGCCTTAAGAGTCATGATTACCATATTTTCTTGGAGCGACTACTTCCTGTAATGATGCGGGGTTTTGTCAATAATGATGTGTGGGAGGCATTAGCTGAGCTAAGTTACTTCTTTAGAATCCTTTGTGCAAAAGAGATTGATTCTGTTCAGATGCAACAATTAGAAGAAAATATACCTATCATAATTTGCAAGTTGGAGAAAATATTCCCACCGGGTTTCTTCAATCCAATGGAGCACCTAATGATACATCTCCCGTATCAAGTAAGGGTTGGAGGACCGGTGAAATATACATGGATGTATAAAATTGAAAG GtgcctaaaaaaaattagacaaaaaGTGAAGAACAAGGCACGTGTGGAGGGCTGCATAGTAGAGGCACATCTTGTAGAGGAGATTTCTGGCTTAACATCTTTATACTTACCTAATCTCATAGCTAGCTCTCGGAACCGTCCGCATCGTTATGCTCAAGATGGTAATGCAAGTGGGAGTGACCTTAGCTT ATTTCGGTCCGAGAAGTATGAAAAATCCAGAGGCAATCTAACTACAATTAATACCGGGGTGCTTGCTGTTGGCACTGATGATGCCACAAACAAGGATCTTGAGTACTATGGCACTATCAAAGACATAATTGAGCTAAAGTTTGATGGTGATAACGAATTTAGCCTAGTTTTGTTTGATTGCCATTGGTTTCACCCTACTGATGGAGTGCGTCATTTAGAAAGATTTGGTCTAGTTGAGGTTGCACATGCATCATGTAATCCAGCAAATGAACCTTTTGTGCTTGCTAGCCAAGTAACACAAGTATATTATCTTCCATATGCATGTACTGCACATACAAGTCTTAATGCATGGTGGGTTGCATACAAGGTAAGGCCCTTAGGAAGCTTGCCCATTACTTCAATGGATGATCATAACAGCGAAGATTCACCATGTGAGGATGCCTTCCAAGAAGATGGGTTGTACGGTCAATTTATTGTAGACATGGGTCTAGGTCTTGATAACATCAGAAGTACTTGTTCAGATGAGGTTACTGACCCATTTGAACTATCAGTGATAAACAATCCACAAAACGTTGTGAGTGGAGACCATGGTATAATTAGCGAAGATGGAGAAAGTGGATTTGATATGGAATCTTATCCTGATATGAACAATGAGCACTACCAAGAGGATATTGATGATTTTTAA